One Takifugu flavidus isolate HTHZ2018 chromosome 3, ASM371156v2, whole genome shotgun sequence genomic window, GGAAAAAAAGGGTTACGTGACAAATGTGTTGATTCGCCGAAATCTGCTTTTAGTCCTTGTATGAAACAAATTGTCATACCAACACCGAGTGGCTTTCATTAATCTGATCAAAGAAATTTGTGACATAGCATTAACAATATAAGCAGTCTTTTGGGAAAATAAAATCTGTTGTGACGCCGTTGGATGTAAATACAACTCCTTGTTAATCtttgataaatgtttttttttaatactgttGGATCCTTTTGTCGTCGGAGTctcaacaaaaaagaaataaatgataatTGTTTATTACAGGTTTTACAGCGATGGATTTTCATGAAAGGTTTTGTGGCTTCAGTATGGATCCGCAAAGACAATCAATGATAGCTTGAACACGAACTTCTGAcggaaaattaaattaaaataatattcTGTTATCACATACAACAAAAACGACCAAACATTTTGACTTCATCGTTTTGACACAACCCGCGGAAACTTTCTTCTCCGTTGGAGCAAATTTTAGAACATGTTTCCTACCGAACCAATTTGACAGTGGGACCAAACATGGCGGCGCACACAGCTTGAATGCGTGAGAATGTCAACGCGCATGTAAAGACTACTTTCTTTTACCCAGGTTTATTTTTACCTTGTAAAACTCAGGAAGAGCGCATATATTAGCTAATGTAAGCGAGCTTTGCACTTCCAAATGTGTTGGCCTTCCTTTTAGAAAAAATATAGGGATCATTATCTTTATTACAGAACTATGTTTTACTTGGTGACACAGAGAGTTTTGAGTCGGGATCTGCGGTTGTTTATCCGCAGGTCTATTTCAAAACAGTGGGGTTTCACGGTAATAAATTGGAGTAAATACGCATCTTTCCGAAGTCAATGGCTCACACATAATTTCAACAAAAAGCTTCCTACTGTGGGAAGACTTGCGAGTTCTACGAGGTTTTTCTCAGAGGATAGGATTCCTAGCATTGAtttagaagaagaagacgagggaCATCAACTGCCTTCTGTAGTCCAAACATATCAGACAGCATCAGTGCAAAGTCGGAGAATTTCCCCATTCTTGAAACAGCTGAAACACTGCGGCTCCCCATCAGATGTGTTGGACCTCACCTGTAAATATGCCCCTACACCACGACAGGTCAGCAACTGTCTGACCCAAATGTGGTTCACCACAAAGAAGATGTCAGAGGACCAGAGACGCTATGAGCTGCAGTTGATGTTTAATCATCCTGCATTTGACAGACTGTTGCAGAGCTCGATAAAGGCTGTGGGACACTTAAACACCGAGGCTATCGCTTATTCCCTTTTATCTATGGTCAATCTCGGAGTCCCACAAAGAAGTCGCGTGGTGCAAACTTTCCTTCGACATTGTCAGGTAGGCAGTAGAATAAAAGTGGAACTTGACATGATCTTtgatttttgctctttttttatgtAATGTGCATTATTTTAACAGGAGAAACTGAATGACTTTGATGAGAAGGGCCTGTCAATATTAGCCTCCTGCCTGGTACATATGGAGGAGAATGCCAATGTTGCTGCACTGAAAGAAGGCATGAGGTTGACACACGTCTTTGAGCAATATTCATATCACAATATGATAGTAAATATCAATGTTTGAAACTTGTACTTTGATGCCACCAAAAGaattggggaaaaaagcagaattAGGATTTTGAAAACATGACATTTGAAGACTGTTGATGATCCATTGTTTGAGAACTTTTTACTTGCACCACTGGATCTAAGTAAAACTATTTTTAGCctagataaaagaaaaaacaaaaaatgaagcCTTTACTGGATTAAATTTAATAAGCTCTATTGTATTTGTCCCGATATCAAAGCATCATTGTACAGTTTTGTGTACTATTTTTGATTTTCTTGTTCTCTAGGATGATGGTTGAGATGCGTCTTCCTGAGATCAAAAGTGTCTTAGCCCTCCAGACCATGATGCGCGTGTTGGGAAAAGATACACCGTTAGACCTCAAACGCAAACTGGAGGTTTAATCCTGGTTTTAACACAATATTTGTTCATATCCTTCATAGTATTTTCATTGTATTTTCTTTTGGGCCTCGGCCAAAACTTATCTGTCCCCCATGTACTGTCCAGGTAAAGGTTTTATCAATGATTGACCAGTTCACCCTCCCCAATACTCAGTACATGATCTCTACTATGGCCACAATGGGCTTTTACTCCAAACCACTGTTGGATATTTGCAGTAAAAAAATGATAggtaatttatttaattgttaTACAAAAAAATCCTTCATGTACATATGTACACGATCACAATTTCTTGACTTTACAATCTTCTTTACAATCctcacatttgatttgtttttagaAAATCTTCATGGAATCCCCTTCAACAGATTGTTACCAGTTTTACTGTCCTGCAGGGAGCTGCACTATAGAGACCTGGACCTGCTGAATGGCATCTCAGATTATGTTGCCTCTTTAATAGATGTATGGACCAATAAACAGGTATAACAGCAGTTTTCAAGGTTTGCATAAGCTAGATACATGTCACATACAGGAAACGGCTGTGGGAAAGCAAGAACGGTGCCAGACTATGGGTGCATCATGTGACTGTTGGTATGTTCTCTTCCTTTAGTTGCTCCTTCTTCTGTCTGCATTTGAAAGCCTCGCTTTCTGTCCCGACGCTTTAATGAAGGCATTGACTGAGAAGATCATTGGCAACCCAGGTGCACTGACCCTGAAAGACATTCTCTGTGTCCTCAAGGTGTACTCATCCCTCAACTATGATCTGAAACACCAAAGACAACTGTAAGTCCTCACTTGCAAATATTCTCATTAACTAAAGGTGCAGTCACCGTGCCTATTTGAATTTCACTTTCTGATATTTATTAAAGCTTTCTCTTTGAGATGGCTCCTCAAAGATCTTATTTAGTCTGTTGGTGCTGAGCTTTTAAAGCAAAATAATGTGTATTTGAACCTAATGTTGTTGTCTTCAGAGAAGTACTATAGTTATAGGATGGTAGGACAATGATTTTGTcagatttatatttaaaattcaGCATTTGGCGAGCAACAGATTGAAAAAAGCCAAATTTATCAGAGATATTGTTCAATTTCAatataatattttatttgaatatatcatttttgttttccatctgcATTGTAGTTTTTTAGATGGTGTTACACAGGCCCTTTGCTCTTATCTGCCCATGATACCCACATTTGAGCTACTGAGGGCAGTTTATTACCTGAGTGTTCTTGGATGCTTCCCTTCTGCTCCACTTCAGCAACTTATGAATGAAGATAGCATAAATCAGTTAAAGGCTACAGGTGAGTCACAGGTATTCACAATTTTCTCAAATGCTGTTCATAAGTGCTGACGACATTAATAATGATTTAAATTCACAACCCCATTTTGTTTAGTTGTATGTACAAGTGCTTGGACTTATACTTGTTTCCTTGTCAAGATTTATATGTGACGTATCTGAAATTCTTGTTTTTATTAGCTCCCCGAATTTTCCAAAATCAGGAAAACATGTTGCGGACAATGGACTTGTGCCTCCGGCTGGACgctcctgcacttcctgtgcCCTTgattcttccttcatttctgctggGTGAAACAACCTCCAGATGTGAACCATCAGTCAAGCCATGGCTGTCCCACAGCCTGAAGAGCTTATtagaagagcaggaaaatgcaATTCTACAGGAAATGCTACTGGTGGAGAACTTTTACCTCATAGGTAAAGTAAGATTTCCAACAGTAAGCATGCATTAATATGAAGTTTCCAGCTGTTTTCACAATGACTGTGCACAGTGCAGCTGACAGAAGCCATTCATTGTGTATGTGGGTGCTCCTCCACAGACATTCAAGAGTTGATTTTTGCACGCTCAAAATCACTCCTGCGGAAAATATTGTATAAATTTCTGCCCAAAGTGTTAGCTAAAACCAATTATAGCCTTCGCATGTGTCACATCAGGAGCATCGCAACATGACTATTTGACAATCTGACATCTAATTGGCCCGGCTTCACACACCATCCAGTGTGAAAACATCTCAAAGTTAAAACTGCATGAACTTATGTTTGCATCTATTTACAGATGCTGTGATAATCAAACCTTCACTGAGCCAAAGCTCTGCACATGATTCGAGTGCTGGAGATGAGCTTTCTCCAGCAGCAAGCAGTCAAAGGTAGGTTTCTAGTTGAACTACGGATGTAGCAAGATGGTAAATACGCTTGTGTCATATTTAGCCATGTATAAAAGGGGGAGCGGATGCCTCTGTATCGTCAGTGTATTTTGATGCTAACACAATTTCATATGTTAACgcaaatcattttttttctgttaatgCGCAAAGCTCTAAATCCTTGAAAGCAACATATCAACTCTATAATACCAGATCAGTTTAGCAAAGTCAATCTAAGTAAATATATTTTGGTTCATATTTTGGTTCCtccaatgtaaaaaaaacaaaaataattattcttttctttccattttccagaattgctctcatttcctcctcaaACGCCTGCTGTTACGGCACATCCAGACCTCGAGGGCCCCTCGCTGTCATGATTCGCCATTTGAAAATTCTGGGCTATGATTGTGTCCTGGTGAGACTCACACAAATTTCCATCTTTTTTAAGAATATATAGTTCAATGAATCATCATCATGTCTCCTATATCGCAGATGATGGATCAGGAGTTAGAGTCGATGTCTGAGCAACACAGGCTGGACTTTCTGAGGACCTGCATTTTCCCAGAGTCCCGCAGGCCAGAAGAATCCCTCACAGAGTGACGGTGGGCAGTTGGATGGATACGGAATCTTGTGTCAGCGGTCTAAATTATTAACACACGCTCTTGCTAACATGTAAATAGACCTGGTGTGTGCTGTAAATTAAACACTGAACATTTTTTGTTAAAAGTGTGCAAGCTTTTACGAGAAGGGTGTGAGGAAGATTTTTTGTTATGTTAAGCATTTTGAGGGTTATTTGTCAGTCTTAAAAAGGTAATGGCAACAATATGTCAGTTTTGCTGATGCACATGTTTGCTGGTGATTAATCCCATCCCGTCTCTGAATACACCAGTAAAACCACCGCATGCTTCACCGCAAGGTGAACTCAGACACTCATTGTGAAACAACCACAACTGCAGAAAGCACCAAAGAGAGAGaacaggaaatacagcagagccttgttttttttcctttaacctCGGGGTTGATATCTTGAGTTCGTAGAAATGTGCACATACAGTGGAATGACTAGATATTCATAATGTGACAATGACAAAAATTTGATGagtaaag contains:
- the fastkd2 gene encoding FAST kinase domain-containing protein 2, mitochondrial isoform X1, which translates into the protein MFYLVTQRVLSRDLRLFIRRSISKQWGFTVINWSKYASFRSQWLTHNFNKKLPTVGRLASSTRFFSEDRIPSIDLEEEDEGHQLPSVVQTYQTASVQSRRISPFLKQLKHCGSPSDVLDLTCKYAPTPRQVSNCLTQMWFTTKKMSEDQRRYELQLMFNHPAFDRLLQSSIKAVGHLNTEAIAYSLLSMVNLGVPQRSRVVQTFLRHCQEKLNDFDEKGLSILASCLVHMEENANVAALKEGMRMMVEMRLPEIKSVLALQTMMRVLGKDTPLDLKRKLEVKVLSMIDQFTLPNTQYMISTMATMGFYSKPLLDICSKKMIENLHGIPFNRLLPVLLSCRELHYRDLDLLNGISDYVASLIDVWTNKQLLLLLSAFESLAFCPDALMKALTEKIIGNPGALTLKDILCVLKVYSSLNYDLKHQRQLFLDGVTQALCSYLPMIPTFELLRAVYYLSVLGCFPSAPLQQLMNEDSINQLKATAPRIFQNQENMLRTMDLCLRLDAPALPVPLILPSFLLGETTSRCEPSVKPWLSHSLKSLLEEQENAILQEMLLVENFYLIDAVIIKPSLSQSSAHDSSAGDELSPAASSQRIALISSSNACCYGTSRPRGPLAVMIRHLKILGYDCVLMMDQELESMSEQHRLDFLRTCIFPESRRPEESLTE
- the fastkd2 gene encoding FAST kinase domain-containing protein 2, mitochondrial isoform X2 — its product is MCWTSPVNMPLHHDRLLQSSIKAVGHLNTEAIAYSLLSMVNLGVPQRSRVVQTFLRHCQEKLNDFDEKGLSILASCLVHMEENANVAALKEGMRMMVEMRLPEIKSVLALQTMMRVLGKDTPLDLKRKLEVKVLSMIDQFTLPNTQYMISTMATMGFYSKPLLDICSKKMIENLHGIPFNRLLPVLLSCRELHYRDLDLLNGISDYVASLIDVWTNKQLLLLLSAFESLAFCPDALMKALTEKIIGNPGALTLKDILCVLKVYSSLNYDLKHQRQLFLDGVTQALCSYLPMIPTFELLRAVYYLSVLGCFPSAPLQQLMNEDSINQLKATAPRIFQNQENMLRTMDLCLRLDAPALPVPLILPSFLLGETTSRCEPSVKPWLSHSLKSLLEEQENAILQEMLLVENFYLIDAVIIKPSLSQSSAHDSSAGDELSPAASSQRIALISSSNACCYGTSRPRGPLAVMIRHLKILGYDCVLMMDQELESMSEQHRLDFLRTCIFPESRRPEESLTE